From a region of the Suncus etruscus isolate mSunEtr1 chromosome 11, mSunEtr1.pri.cur, whole genome shotgun sequence genome:
- the LOC126023061 gene encoding retinol dehydrogenase 16-like codes for MQGHCLCHFSTALDSAALQPSRFQAMWLYVVALVGLYPLLCWYLERQVVSQLWDKYIFITGCDSGFGNLLAKQLDLRGLRVLAACLTEKGAETLKAQTSDRLETVILDVTKSESITAATQWVEEHTGDRSLWGLVNNAGISVSTAPILWMTKQDFMKILDVNLLGVIEVTLSLLPQLLKAKGRVLNFSSVAGRVSIFGGGYCVSKYCLEAFSDSLRREVSFFGMLVAIIECGLFKTPMVDSEPHIKALQSLWDQCSPEIKDIYGKNYLASSIKFLQNWGPQICENLTLVTDCMEHALISCHPRTRYSAGWSAKLIFIPLSYMPTFLADAFLRWKAIGLPRPCDAQMRCTIG; via the exons ATGCAAGGCCACTGCTTGTGTCACTTCAGTACTGCCCTGGATAGTGCTGCATTGCAACCCAGCAGATTCCAG GCTATGTGGCTTTATGTGGTTGCCCTGGTGGGCCTCTACCCCCTTCTATGCTGGTACCTGGAGAGGCAGGTGGTGAGCCAGCTGTGGGACAAGTACATCTTCATCACAGGCTGTGACTCGGGCTTCGGGAACCTGCTGGCCAAGCAGCTGGACCTGCGTGGCTTGAGGGTGCTGGCTGCGTGTCTGACTGAGAAGGGGGCCGAGACACTGAAGGCACAGACTTCAGACAGGCTGGAAACTGTGATCCTGGATGTCACCAAGTCAGAGAGCATCACTGCTGCCACTCAGTGGGTGGAGGAGCACACAGGAGACAGAA GTCTCTGGGGTCTAGTGAACAATGCTGGCATCTCAGTGTCCACAGCTCCCATTTTGTGGATGACCAAACAGGACTTCATGAAAATATTGGATGTGAACTTGTTGGGAGTGATTGAGGTAACCCTGAGTCTACTGCCCCAACTGCTGAAAGCTAAGGGCCGTGTGCTCAATTTTTCCAGTGTTGCGGGTCGTGTGTCCATTTTTGGTGGTGGCTACTGCGTCTCCAAGTATTGCCTTGAAGCCTTCTCAGACTCCCTCAG GAGGGAAGTCTCATTCTTTGGAATGCTAGTGGCTATTATTGAGTGTGGTTTATTCAAGACTCCCATGGTGGACAGTGAGCCTCATATTAAGGCTCTCCAGAGTTTGTGGGATCAGTGTAGTCCAGAAATCAAGGACATCTATGGCAAGAACTACCTGGCATCCT CAATTAAATTCTTGCAGAACTGGGGCCCACAGATTTGTGAGAATCTGACCTTGGTGACAGACTGCATGGAACACGCCCTGATCTCCTGTCACCCTCGCACCAGATACTCTGCTGGCTGGAGTGCCAAACTCATTTTCATTCCCCTGAGCTATATGCCCACCTTCCTGGCAGATGCCTTCTTAAGATGGAAAGCCATAGGCCTTCCAAGGCCCTGTGATGCGCAGATGAGGTGCACCATAGGATGA